One region of Acropora muricata isolate sample 2 chromosome 13, ASM3666990v1, whole genome shotgun sequence genomic DNA includes:
- the LOC136896146 gene encoding uncharacterized protein: protein MSFALFGCILLVCAALNHSFERVITIDRRSNGIDHFQIFRDNGDNLCASSAKTSEFCAKYRAIHVRNPRVCREKQGLLHCRCNSTKSTFLLNKEMCAEGADVTRYLYSAGAFKGCQNHLVVQDGGTRDAFRRCERPPYPTLLTNTNDTRRFSVCSAQPLREVISCSPEMRNSRYFHNGQWKKMWELEPRQTESSKSSLEKELIKLSSKTSRWKGYLVHIPANCQVRSDMSLRGAPPRERVDACLLLKISGENSSRLKSYQMNFTETILKKVALSNLNDTLGKNGSGINSKGGKIDQDADLKATPHVTRSSTDDATEATAVAKYSSWGWASDFLGAFYGVVVFIVLMITCWLAREEYLRRNKGEDGSGSKRPKRRLTIGNPTYERGRDSSLDLTPLTVLNNSYASPYAVIPCAQVYQSVAENTGAASHTTESSGNNLYDTLKSFSENILPRRASYKVNSKGTTTASSGTETLYQSVDEFARKCPSQGSGESVFVSLSKSDTSQCSSAKKRSLSEEASSRQVSLPRNPKKKFSSVSDGNFLPSCKGNGESHVDVEEAKHRLQMDTKKLDKRVSCGGECLNDLTGRCQSNCSSSQKEDENFVINKFVTDIPPIPSPLRKLNEESDLGQGRENESTGCLRQHACAKDTFCSSDTIHGSIDDRLSDLEFVMDSDCSEYDETENQLNQIDPFYYVLEGPDPTTLATLV, encoded by the exons ATGAGTTTTGCACTTTTTGGAtgtattttgcttgtttgtgcGGCGTTAAATCATTCCTTTGAGAGGGTAATAACAATCGACAGACGATCCAATGGAATTGATCATTTTCAAATCTTCCGAGATAACGGCGATAACCTTTGTGCATCGTCGGCGAAAACTTCAGAGTTCTGCGCTAAATACCGAGCTATTCATGTGAGGAACCCCAGAGTATGCCGAGAGAAACAAGGATTACTTCATTGTCGATGCAATTCTACAAAATCAACGTTTCTTTTGAATAAAGAAATGTGCGCAGAGGGCGCAGACGTGACGCGCTATCTTTACAGCGCAGGAGCGTTCAAAG GCTGTCAAAACCATCTTGTTGTACAAGATGGTGGAACCCGTGACGCTTTTCGCCGCTGTGAGAGGCCCCCATATCCCACCCTGCTCACTAACACTAATGATACAAGACGTTTCTCTGTCTGCTCTGCGCAACCGTTGCGAGAAGTAATCAGTTGCTCTCCGGAGATGAGAAATTCTCGGTACTTTCACAATGGACAATGGAAAAAAATGTGGGAATTAGAACCCAGACAGACTGAGTCGAGCAAAAGCAGTTTGGAAAAAGAACTTATTAAG ctaAGTTCGAAAACTTCAAGATGGAAAGGATATTTAGTTCATATACCGGCAAATTGTCAAGTACGTTCAGACATGAGTCTCAGAGGAGCACCTCCCCGCGAACGAGTTGACGCTTGTCTTCTTCTAAAGATTAGCGGGGAAAATTCAT CGAGGCTGAAATCGTATCAAATGAACTTTACTGAGACGATCCTTAAAAAAGTCGCTCTTTCCAATCTCAACGATACACTTGGAAAAAATGGCTCGGGAATCAACTCAAAGGGAGGGAAGATTGACCAAGACGCGGATCTCAAAGCAACGCCTCATGTGACGAGAAGCTCAACTGATGATGCAACGGAAGCCACTGCAGTGGCAAAATACTCCTCTTGGGGGTGGGCATCTGATTTCTTGGGAGCGTTCTACGGTGTAGTTGTGTTTATTGTGCTTATGATCACTTGTTGGTTGGCTCGGGAGGAGTATCTTCGTCGAAATAAAGGAGAGGATGGATCAGGAAG TAAACGACCAAAGAGACGACTCACAATAG GTAATCCAACCTACGAACGAGGTAGGGATAGCAGCCTCGATTTGACTCCACTGACAGTTCTCAATAACTCGTATGCCTCACCTTATGCAGTGATTCCATGCGCCCAGGTTTATCAGTCGGTAGCGGAAAACACCGGAGCTGCCTCTCACACGACTGAGTCAAGTGGCAATAACCTTTATGACACGCTGAAGAGTTTCAGCGAGAATATTCTGCCAAGGAGAGCTTCTTACAAAGTGAATTCAAAGGGAACCACTACAGCATCGTccggcacagaaacactttatcAGAGCGTTGACGAATTTGCTCGCAAATGTCCTAGCCAAGGATCGGGTGAAAGTGTGTTTGTCTCTCTGTCAAAATCAGACACATCTCAATGTAGCTCAGCAAAGAAACGAAGCCTCTCTGAAGAAGCAAGTTCAAGACAAGTATCTTTACCGAGAAACCCGAAGAAAAAGTTTTCGTCTGTTTCAGATGGAAATTTCTTGCCTTCTTGTAAAGGTAACGGGGAATCTCACGTCGATGTAGAAGAGGCGAAGCATAGACTGCAAATGGACACTAAGAAATTGGACAAAAGAGTGTCGTGCGGCGGTGAATGCTTGAATGATTTAACTGGCAGGTGTCAATCAAATTGCTCTTCATCGCAAAAAGAAGACGAAAACTTTGTTATCAATAAGTTTGTAACGGATATTCCGCCTATCCCATCGCCTCTGCGAAAACTAAACGAAGAAAGTGATTTAGGACAGGGGAGAGAAAATGAATCGACAGGATGTCTACGACAACATGCTTGTGCTAAAGACACTTTTTGCAGTAGCGATACAATTCATGGCAGCATAGATGACCGATTAAGTGATCTGGAATTCGTTATGGACTCAGACTGCAGTGAATACGATGAAACGGAAAACCAGTTGAACCAGATTGATCCTTTTTACTATGTTTTAGAAGGACCTGATCCCACGACATTGGCAACGTTGGTGTGA